Proteins encoded in a region of the Gaiellales bacterium genome:
- a CDS encoding DUF5107 domain-containing protein, which produces MGARVDDRWAYNGLRVVRLENARLAVDVMPELGGKILRLVDKRGDRDVLWHSPRVEPHRAELHANFDDHWPGGWDEAFPGGAPSPNRYGDMLPYMGELWTTNAEHRIVRAGPGAVELELVLQTPITPARWTRRLVLEGDDPVLRIDYRLENAGTMPFDYNWGLHPVAAVSPAHRFDVPAERAEVDENGGGTLGVKGDRYEWPDFNGLDVRRVLGPEAGCFALHYLTELREGWVATTDTAARRGFGLTFDRDVFPVVWLWMVYGGWRGYYHAICEPWTGYPSPLAEAVEAGRARVLDPGDGLETSVSAVVYEGVESVSRLGADGSVAG; this is translated from the coding sequence ATGGGCGCCCGCGTCGACGACCGCTGGGCCTACAACGGCCTGCGGGTGGTCCGGCTCGAGAACGCGCGCCTCGCGGTCGACGTCATGCCCGAGCTCGGCGGGAAGATCCTGCGCCTGGTGGACAAGCGCGGCGACCGCGACGTCCTGTGGCACTCGCCCCGGGTGGAGCCGCACCGGGCCGAGCTGCATGCGAACTTCGACGACCACTGGCCGGGCGGGTGGGACGAGGCGTTCCCCGGCGGCGCGCCGTCGCCGAACCGCTACGGCGACATGCTGCCCTACATGGGCGAGCTGTGGACGACGAACGCCGAGCACCGCATCGTCCGCGCGGGGCCCGGCGCCGTCGAGCTCGAGCTCGTGCTGCAGACGCCGATCACGCCCGCGCGCTGGACGCGCCGGCTCGTGCTCGAGGGCGACGACCCTGTGCTGCGCATCGACTACCGGCTCGAGAACGCCGGCACGATGCCGTTCGACTACAACTGGGGCCTGCACCCCGTGGCGGCCGTCTCGCCCGCCCACCGCTTCGACGTTCCCGCCGAGCGGGCGGAGGTCGACGAGAACGGCGGCGGCACGCTGGGGGTGAAGGGAGATCGCTACGAGTGGCCGGACTTCAACGGGCTCGACGTGCGCCGCGTGCTCGGGCCGGAAGCCGGCTGCTTCGCGCTCCACTACCTGACCGAGCTGCGGGAGGGCTGGGTGGCGACGACGGACACGGCGGCGCGGCGCGGCTTTGGCCTCACGTTCGACCGCGACGTCTTCCCGGTCGTCTGGCTGTGGATGGTGTACGGCGGCTGGCGCGGCTACTACCACGCCATCTGCGAGCCGTGGACGGGCTATCCGAGCCCCCTGGCCGAGGCGGTCGAGGCCGGGCGCGCCCGCGTGCTCGACCCGGGCGACGGGCTCGAGACCTCGGTCTCGGCCGTCGTCTACGAGGGCGTCGAGTCGGTGTCGCGGTTGGGTGCGGACGGGTCCGTCGCGGGCTGA